In Gopherus flavomarginatus isolate rGopFla2 chromosome 1, rGopFla2.mat.asm, whole genome shotgun sequence, a single genomic region encodes these proteins:
- the PPME1 gene encoding protein phosphatase methylesterase 1 isoform X1 has product MSTLEKHLHLGRLPPRPAVPGGGGQSGSKMRMGPGRKRDFSPVPWSQYFESMEDVVVENENGKETFRIYKSGSEGPVLLLLHGGGHSALSWAVFNSAIINRIQCRTVALDLRSHGETKVRNPEDLSAETMSKDVGNVVEAMYGDLPPPIMLIGHSMGGAIAVHTAASNLVPSLLGLCMIDVVEGTAMDALNSMQNFLRSRPKTFKSIENAIEWSVKSGQIRNLESARVSMVGQVKQCEDAASPEVPKAIVEGIIEEEEEEEEEDYEGRESLNKRKKEDDTETKKEHLYTWRIELSKTEKYWDGWFRGLSNLFLSCSTPKLLLLAGVDRLDKDLTIGQMQGKFQMQVLPQCGHAVHEDAPDKVAEAVATFLIRHRFTEPIGGFQCVFPGC; this is encoded by the exons TCCTGGAAGGAAACGAGACTTTTCCCCAGTCCCTTGGAGCCAGTACTTTGAATCTATGGAAGATGTTGTGGTTGAAAACGAAAATGGCAAGGAG ACTTTTCGAATTTATAAAAGTGGATCGGAGGGCCCTGTCTTACTTTTGTTGCATGGCGGAGGCCATTCTGCTCTCTCCTGGGCTGTGTTCAAT TCTGCGATCATTAACAGGATTCAGTGTAGGACTGTGGCTTTAGATCTCAGAAGTCATG GTGAAACAAAAGTTAGGAATCCTGAAGATCTGTCTGCAGAAACTATGTCAAA AGATGTTGGAAACGTGGTTGAAGCTATGTACGGGGACCTCCCACCTCCAATCATGCTGATTGGGCACAGTATGGGTGGGGCCATTGCAGTGCACACAGCAGCATCCAATTTGGTACCCAGTTTATTGGGTCTTTGCATGATTGATGTCGTGGAAG gCACAGCCATGGATGCACTGAACAGCATGCAGAATTTCTTACGGAGTCGTCCCAAAACATTCAAGTCAATTGAGAATGCAATTGAGTGGAG tgtaAAAAGTGGACAGATAAGAAATCTTGAATCGGCCAGAGTTTCTATGGTTGGCCAAGTCAAACA GTGTGAAGATGCTGCTAGTCCTGAGGTCCCTAAAGCTATAGTGGAAGGGAttattgaggaggaggaggaggaagaggaagaagactaTGAAGGAAGAGAATCTcttaacaaaaggaagaaagaagatgaTACAGAG ACAAAGAAGGAACATCTGTATACATGGCGAATCGAACTGTCGAAAACAGAAAAGTACTGGGATGGGTGGTTCAGGGGCTTATCTAACCTCTTCCTCAGTTGTTCTACTCCAAAGCTGCTGCTTTTAGCAG GTGTTGACAGGCTGGATAAAGATCTAACAATTGGACAGATGCAAG GAAAGTTCCAGATGCAAGTCCTCCCTCAGTGTGGCCATGCAGTCCACGAAGATGCTCCAGACAAG gtagctgaagctGTTGCAACTTTCTTGATCCGTCACCGGTTTACAGAACCAATTGGTGGATTTCAGTG TGTGTTTCCTGGTTGTTAA
- the PPME1 gene encoding protein phosphatase methylesterase 1 isoform X2 encodes MEDVVVENENGKETFRIYKSGSEGPVLLLLHGGGHSALSWAVFNSAIINRIQCRTVALDLRSHGETKVRNPEDLSAETMSKDVGNVVEAMYGDLPPPIMLIGHSMGGAIAVHTAASNLVPSLLGLCMIDVVEGTAMDALNSMQNFLRSRPKTFKSIENAIEWSVKSGQIRNLESARVSMVGQVKQCEDAASPEVPKAIVEGIIEEEEEEEEEDYEGRESLNKRKKEDDTETKKEHLYTWRIELSKTEKYWDGWFRGLSNLFLSCSTPKLLLLAGVDRLDKDLTIGQMQGKFQMQVLPQCGHAVHEDAPDKVAEAVATFLIRHRFTEPIGGFQCVFPGC; translated from the exons ATGGAAGATGTTGTGGTTGAAAACGAAAATGGCAAGGAG ACTTTTCGAATTTATAAAAGTGGATCGGAGGGCCCTGTCTTACTTTTGTTGCATGGCGGAGGCCATTCTGCTCTCTCCTGGGCTGTGTTCAAT TCTGCGATCATTAACAGGATTCAGTGTAGGACTGTGGCTTTAGATCTCAGAAGTCATG GTGAAACAAAAGTTAGGAATCCTGAAGATCTGTCTGCAGAAACTATGTCAAA AGATGTTGGAAACGTGGTTGAAGCTATGTACGGGGACCTCCCACCTCCAATCATGCTGATTGGGCACAGTATGGGTGGGGCCATTGCAGTGCACACAGCAGCATCCAATTTGGTACCCAGTTTATTGGGTCTTTGCATGATTGATGTCGTGGAAG gCACAGCCATGGATGCACTGAACAGCATGCAGAATTTCTTACGGAGTCGTCCCAAAACATTCAAGTCAATTGAGAATGCAATTGAGTGGAG tgtaAAAAGTGGACAGATAAGAAATCTTGAATCGGCCAGAGTTTCTATGGTTGGCCAAGTCAAACA GTGTGAAGATGCTGCTAGTCCTGAGGTCCCTAAAGCTATAGTGGAAGGGAttattgaggaggaggaggaggaagaggaagaagactaTGAAGGAAGAGAATCTcttaacaaaaggaagaaagaagatgaTACAGAG ACAAAGAAGGAACATCTGTATACATGGCGAATCGAACTGTCGAAAACAGAAAAGTACTGGGATGGGTGGTTCAGGGGCTTATCTAACCTCTTCCTCAGTTGTTCTACTCCAAAGCTGCTGCTTTTAGCAG GTGTTGACAGGCTGGATAAAGATCTAACAATTGGACAGATGCAAG GAAAGTTCCAGATGCAAGTCCTCCCTCAGTGTGGCCATGCAGTCCACGAAGATGCTCCAGACAAG gtagctgaagctGTTGCAACTTTCTTGATCCGTCACCGGTTTACAGAACCAATTGGTGGATTTCAGTG TGTGTTTCCTGGTTGTTAA